One genomic segment of Rubripirellula tenax includes these proteins:
- a CDS encoding prenyltransferase/squalene oxidase repeat-containing protein: MTDSTLTTGAAASQPTVPLPPQGVTGRWKDPVPEDPAIVKRLRAASRPQSTVGPSVPSVPPINTSDEPSSTLIVPFLVSTIIHTILLIILALMTYSTKVGSGRSLTARQGETTVVIPLESVETEPTVTININGAMAEEPVAVHFARADPAAMASPIASVLPSTNTEPAEIPVAASLADGGKPATLSRLPGGGLSGRTPEGRKRLGEKYGASGPSERAVEEALRYLAEHQRRDGSWSFNLKLDPCNGRCTHSTKGGDNPAPSTAATGLALLAFLGAGHTHIGSTEYAETVRKGIYYLRDVASESEAGYDWQKGSMYGHGIALMALGEALSMTTKKGHEKESDIYELVQRGAQFSCIAQHNSGSWGYRPQSPGDTTVTGWQVLSLVAARRSHVDLQTHTLQMAKKFLKSTCENDGYWFGYQGPPGEKTTTAIGLTMMLYLGESHQKTLFRIALDEMAARGPMLNNIYHDYYATLALHHARHHDWDQWNQRLRDHLVATQEKEGHQRGSWHFPGEKYGDVGGRLYTTAMCTLTLEVYYRYLPMYEDVEEFPLD; this comes from the coding sequence ATGACCGATTCCACCCTCACGACCGGCGCTGCGGCATCGCAGCCGACGGTTCCGTTGCCGCCGCAAGGCGTCACCGGTCGGTGGAAGGATCCTGTTCCGGAAGATCCGGCGATCGTCAAACGGCTGCGGGCCGCCTCGCGTCCGCAGTCGACCGTCGGCCCATCGGTGCCCTCGGTACCGCCGATCAATACTTCGGACGAACCGTCTTCGACGCTGATCGTTCCGTTCTTGGTCAGCACGATCATCCACACAATCCTGCTGATCATTCTGGCCCTGATGACCTACTCGACCAAAGTCGGATCGGGCAGATCGCTGACCGCTCGCCAGGGCGAAACGACTGTCGTGATCCCGCTCGAGTCCGTCGAAACCGAGCCGACGGTCACGATCAACATCAACGGCGCGATGGCGGAAGAACCCGTCGCTGTCCATTTTGCCAGGGCAGACCCCGCAGCGATGGCATCACCCATCGCATCGGTATTACCATCGACCAACACCGAGCCCGCCGAAATTCCCGTCGCCGCATCGCTGGCCGATGGTGGAAAGCCCGCAACTTTGTCACGTTTACCAGGTGGCGGTTTGTCCGGACGAACTCCCGAAGGTCGCAAACGTCTGGGCGAGAAGTACGGCGCGTCGGGACCGAGTGAACGTGCCGTCGAAGAAGCACTTCGGTATCTCGCCGAACACCAACGACGCGACGGCAGTTGGTCGTTCAACCTAAAACTGGATCCTTGCAACGGGCGTTGCACCCACAGCACCAAGGGCGGCGATAATCCTGCGCCGTCGACGGCCGCGACGGGGTTGGCGCTGTTGGCGTTTCTCGGTGCCGGACACACGCACATCGGCAGCACCGAGTACGCGGAAACCGTTCGCAAAGGCATTTACTATTTGCGCGACGTCGCGTCAGAATCGGAAGCCGGATATGACTGGCAAAAAGGCAGCATGTATGGTCACGGTATCGCGCTGATGGCCCTTGGCGAAGCCCTTTCGATGACGACAAAGAAGGGCCACGAGAAAGAGTCGGACATCTACGAACTGGTCCAACGGGGCGCCCAATTCAGCTGCATCGCACAACACAACAGCGGTTCATGGGGATACCGACCGCAAAGTCCCGGTGATACGACCGTAACCGGTTGGCAAGTACTTTCGTTGGTCGCAGCGCGGCGCAGCCACGTCGATTTGCAAACACATACTCTGCAGATGGCAAAGAAGTTTTTGAAATCGACGTGCGAAAACGATGGCTATTGGTTCGGATACCAAGGACCACCCGGCGAGAAAACCACGACCGCAATCGGCTTGACCATGATGCTTTACCTGGGTGAGTCGCATCAGAAGACGTTGTTCCGAATCGCTCTTGACGAAATGGCCGCTCGTGGCCCAATGCTCAATAACATTTACCACGACTACTATGCGACCCTGGCACTGCACCATGCCCGACATCACGACTGGGACCAATGGAATCAAAGGCTACGCGATCACTTGGTGGCCACCCAAGAGAAAGAAGGACACCAACGGGGAAGTTGGCACTTTCCGGGTGAAAAGTATGGCGACGTCGGCGGGCGACTCTACACCACTGCGATGTGCACCTTGACATTGGAAGTCTACTATCGCTACTTGCCGATGTACGAGGACGTGGAAGAATTCCCACTCGACTAG